A DNA window from Setaria viridis chromosome 2, Setaria_viridis_v4.0, whole genome shotgun sequence contains the following coding sequences:
- the LOC117842242 gene encoding universal stress protein PHOS34 gives MAEEAPALAAAAGTKMTMVAGVDESEHSFYALQWALQHFFPPGQPQQYRLAVVTAMPSAAVGLAGTGALMDVRSFVEADLKRAARRVLDKAKELCAQVQVADVEFEALEGDARNVLCDAAERHHAEMLVVGSHGYGAIKRAVLGSVSDYCAHHAHCTVMIVKKPKHKH, from the exons ATGGCGGAGGAGGCGCCTGCgctggcggctgcggcggggacGAAGATGACGATGGTGGCGGGGGTCGACGAGAGCGAGCACAGCTTCTACGCGCTGCAGTGGGCGCTGCAGCACTTCTTCCCGCCGGGCCAGCCGCAGCAGTACCGCCTCGCCGTCGTCACCGCCatgccctccgccgccgtcgggctcGCCGGCACAG GCGCCTTGATGGATGTGCGGTCGTTCGTGGAGGCGGACCTCAAGCGCGCCGCGCGGCGTGTCCTCGACAAGGCAAAGGAGCTCTGCGCGCAG GTGCAGGTGGCCGACGTCGAGTTCGAGGCGTTGGAGGGGGACGCCAGGAACGTGCTCTGCGACGCGGCGGAGAGGCACCACGCCGAGATGCTCGTCGTCGGCAGCCACGGCTACGGAGCGATCAAAAG GGCTGTTCTTGGAAGCGTGAGCGATTACTGCGCCCATCATGCGCACTGCACCGTGATGATAGTAAAGAAGCCAAAGCACAAGCACTGA